The following are from one region of the Fibrobacter sp. UWR3 genome:
- a CDS encoding GH116 family glycosyl hydrolase produces MSIKDYLAGAKQAGSVQKLMTPGLAVEFIQPWYTPLSTTPSTTGIAVGGIGSTFTATPAGTTPVMNVMPGVQVRTEKPSDLRFNNFFFKEAVLSAKAPLVIGNFAAFGIYNNNFPLLDANGARVFGDADMKDQKKAEAKLNKVLADKALFATNKAAFERWHIQFSDRTQALIAAGKDTAAINRAVLIDFFDGMIGEKAAREGALTAAWADDSEFLGQPGYDAAKMKYTALYPVSETVYEGKGVAITKTQSSYVTPGDERLSSLPVNATVFTLENNTKETREVTIVQIQDSITGYMAKKDRQGVQDSSFVLVPSARFPKGVQFDKELKDGRSVRGIEFYNEKALAESDFNGCMGVSVAWNKKDNLNVSVKPMFYQDDAASVLKGALQSGRVAGSWVKNVYSGRETIAGAVAVTAVLKPKQKVSFQFNLVLDFPEIKLNKLTSAKKYTAFFPEAYGRVGAILEEALAADKNFDARLKAFEALVPKKAVAKLYKTAAKQAEFKSLALNTLSFLAEATVWDKDDRFLVRECADYPFFNSLDVYFYGSFSLMALMPRLDGVVMKRFGDAILAVNNNRRRHHEYVNLPYADLPDPKLEGPRAVRGAVIHDLGSPFDAEPDAYDWHNVKEWKDLAPKYVLMVLRHYVKTQDKQNLQDCKEAVYAAMEYLEKMVNEGENFPLTHGTDDTFDNLSSHGISVYCGSLWIAGLRAAAKIAEILGDKAQADTWNAKADAANKEFDEALWDETEGYYHFFVTPMEAKDVVADKLPQLADAIKDTLVIDGNDLKAALKTINEWLNSGEIPSDVELSKNELRGLKKAWLTAQCKDAFTASWNAKIANDCDDVFADTMLADTYLRLLGLKPISDEKKAKANLLRVYNTNYKANSPLIGAANLVRKDGSPLDEFNFQAHDVWIGIQYSIMCAMMHHGLEKQAADMGDSMIRNLYEEARIPFAAPEGFNGSCRLHPEALVKAFGLSATAAEKMHKELLKKGALLADSRISPKLPRNLPAFTKAFGSIAKANKVEASALFMLLHSTALKYTAGKYFRPGMVFALLYK; encoded by the coding sequence ATGAGCATTAAAGATTACCTCGCCGGCGCCAAACAGGCCGGTTCCGTCCAGAAGCTGATGACCCCGGGCCTCGCCGTGGAATTTATCCAGCCCTGGTACACCCCGCTTTCTACGACCCCCTCTACCACGGGTATTGCTGTCGGCGGTATCGGCTCGACATTCACCGCAACGCCTGCGGGCACCACCCCCGTGATGAACGTGATGCCTGGCGTGCAGGTCCGCACCGAAAAGCCTTCTGACCTCCGCTTCAACAACTTCTTCTTCAAGGAAGCGGTCTTAAGCGCAAAGGCTCCCCTTGTAATTGGCAACTTCGCCGCATTCGGCATCTACAACAACAACTTCCCGCTCCTCGATGCAAACGGTGCGCGCGTTTTCGGCGATGCCGACATGAAGGACCAGAAGAAGGCAGAAGCCAAGCTCAACAAGGTACTTGCCGACAAGGCTCTTTTTGCAACGAACAAGGCCGCCTTTGAACGCTGGCACATCCAGTTCAGCGACCGCACCCAAGCTTTGATCGCTGCAGGCAAGGACACCGCCGCTATCAACCGCGCCGTTCTCATTGACTTCTTTGACGGCATGATTGGCGAAAAGGCAGCCCGCGAAGGCGCCCTCACCGCCGCCTGGGCAGACGACTCCGAGTTCCTCGGCCAGCCGGGCTACGACGCCGCCAAGATGAAGTACACCGCTCTCTATCCGGTGAGCGAAACCGTTTACGAAGGCAAGGGTGTCGCTATCACCAAGACCCAGTCCAGCTACGTGACTCCGGGTGACGAACGCCTCTCCAGCCTCCCGGTGAACGCCACCGTGTTCACTCTCGAAAATAACACCAAGGAAACCCGCGAAGTGACGATTGTCCAGATTCAGGACAGCATCACGGGTTACATGGCCAAGAAGGACCGCCAGGGCGTTCAGGACTCCAGTTTTGTGCTGGTGCCGTCCGCTCGTTTCCCGAAGGGAGTGCAGTTCGACAAGGAACTCAAGGATGGCCGTTCCGTTCGCGGTATCGAATTTTACAACGAAAAGGCTCTCGCCGAAAGCGACTTCAACGGTTGCATGGGTGTGTCCGTCGCCTGGAACAAGAAGGACAACCTGAACGTTTCCGTGAAGCCCATGTTCTACCAGGACGATGCCGCCTCTGTGCTGAAGGGCGCTCTCCAGAGCGGTCGCGTTGCAGGCTCTTGGGTCAAGAACGTTTACAGCGGTCGTGAAACGATTGCAGGCGCCGTCGCCGTGACTGCCGTTTTGAAGCCGAAGCAGAAGGTCAGCTTCCAGTTCAACCTGGTGCTGGATTTCCCCGAAATCAAGCTGAACAAGCTTACCTCCGCCAAGAAGTACACCGCTTTCTTCCCCGAAGCTTATGGCCGCGTGGGTGCCATCCTAGAAGAAGCCCTCGCCGCCGACAAGAACTTTGACGCTCGCCTCAAGGCATTCGAGGCACTCGTGCCGAAGAAGGCCGTGGCCAAGCTCTACAAGACTGCCGCCAAGCAGGCCGAATTCAAGAGCCTCGCCCTCAACACGCTCAGCTTCCTCGCCGAAGCCACCGTGTGGGACAAGGACGACCGTTTCTTGGTTCGCGAATGCGCCGACTATCCGTTCTTCAACTCCCTGGACGTTTACTTCTACGGAAGTTTCAGCCTGATGGCCCTGATGCCGCGCCTCGACGGCGTAGTGATGAAGCGTTTCGGTGATGCGATTCTCGCCGTAAACAACAACCGCCGCCGCCACCACGAATACGTGAACCTCCCCTACGCGGACCTCCCGGACCCGAAACTCGAAGGCCCGCGCGCTGTTCGCGGCGCCGTGATTCACGACCTCGGAAGTCCCTTCGATGCAGAACCCGATGCCTACGACTGGCACAACGTGAAGGAATGGAAGGATCTCGCTCCGAAGTATGTGCTGATGGTTCTCCGTCATTACGTGAAGACGCAGGACAAGCAGAACTTGCAGGACTGCAAGGAAGCCGTCTACGCCGCCATGGAATACCTCGAGAAGATGGTGAACGAAGGCGAAAACTTCCCGCTCACCCACGGTACCGACGACACCTTCGACAACCTCTCCAGCCACGGCATTTCCGTGTACTGCGGCAGCCTCTGGATTGCAGGCCTCCGCGCAGCCGCCAAGATTGCCGAAATTCTCGGCGACAAGGCACAGGCCGACACCTGGAACGCCAAGGCCGACGCCGCCAACAAGGAATTCGACGAGGCCCTGTGGGACGAAACTGAAGGCTACTACCACTTCTTCGTGACCCCGATGGAAGCGAAGGACGTTGTGGCTGATAAGCTCCCGCAGCTCGCCGACGCCATCAAGGATACTCTCGTTATCGACGGCAACGACTTGAAAGCCGCCCTCAAGACCATCAACGAATGGCTCAACTCCGGCGAAATCCCCAGCGACGTGGAACTTTCCAAGAACGAACTCCGCGGTCTCAAGAAGGCATGGCTCACCGCCCAGTGCAAGGACGCATTCACTGCCAGCTGGAACGCAAAGATTGCAAACGACTGCGATGACGTATTCGCCGACACGATGCTCGCCGACACGTATCTCCGTCTGCTCGGCCTCAAGCCCATCAGCGACGAGAAGAAGGCGAAGGCGAACCTGCTCCGCGTCTACAACACGAACTACAAGGCAAACAGCCCGCTCATCGGCGCCGCGAACCTTGTGCGTAAGGACGGCTCTCCGCTGGACGAATTCAACTTCCAGGCTCACGACGTGTGGATCGGCATCCAGTACAGCATCATGTGCGCCATGATGCACCACGGCCTCGAAAAGCAGGCTGCTGACATGGGCGATTCCATGATTCGCAACCTCTACGAAGAAGCACGCATCCCGTTCGCTGCACCGGAAGGATTCAACGGTTCCTGCCGCCTGCACCCGGAAGCGCTCGTGAAGGCATTCGGCCTTAGCGCCACCGCCGCCGAGAAGATGCATAAGGAGCTCCTGAAGAAGGGCGCCCTGCTTGCCGACAGCCGCATCAGCCCGAAGCTCCCGCGCAACCTGCCCGCCTTTACGAAGGCTTTCGGCAGCATTGCGAAGGCCAATAAGGTTGAAGCAAGCGCGCTGTTCATGCTGCTCCACAGCACGGCACTCAAGTACACCGCCGGCAAGTACTTCCGCCCCGGCATGGTGTTCGCGCTGCTTTATAAGTAA
- a CDS encoding SUMF1/EgtB/PvdO family nonheme iron enzyme: MKKIISLLLICLSCSFGEENGLKNYYVAQKEKNIAVRQSYKTVNPRKTVGRKKWYEVDWNQGVKLCPEKDFNTGNGTWIVNGTSHVDSLNCVYVDGSPYTRSILVLFARNRNDLKDADSSWILVNQTIIDLKGKDFIVYKGIGRIDDRYVKDTSYAVRMEYDLIVDKTELRVRDALWLREGEKVNKKHSVLVFNEDYYPSSDSLMVLDYPSQYYRYYLEFRSKKDGLENVLNCSKPTQCSYNKFANGYRLPYYDEWYILQNAGQSKVFSWGNEFVEDSLKKYADIHCAENKSGLYPVRRYAPNQYGLFDTYGNAYETYFALYDDGGYLAVNPCSISGFKNPGKACRELLKYKCLRRNTIVNNATFKTPGFQGLRMVRVLE; this comes from the coding sequence ATGAAAAAAATAATTTCTTTATTGCTGATTTGCCTTTCTTGTTCATTTGGGGAAGAAAACGGTTTAAAAAATTATTATGTTGCTCAAAAAGAGAAAAACATTGCGGTGAGGCAATCTTATAAAACAGTGAATCCGAGAAAAACTGTTGGCCGTAAGAAATGGTATGAAGTGGATTGGAATCAGGGTGTGAAACTTTGTCCTGAAAAGGATTTTAATACGGGAAATGGAACCTGGATTGTAAATGGAACTTCCCATGTTGATTCCTTAAATTGTGTTTATGTAGACGGCTCGCCTTATACTAGAAGTATTTTGGTCTTATTTGCTAGAAATAGAAATGACCTGAAAGATGCTGATTCAAGTTGGATTCTGGTAAATCAAACAATCATAGATCTCAAAGGGAAAGATTTTATTGTTTACAAGGGAATTGGACGCATTGACGATAGGTATGTAAAAGATACTTCCTACGCCGTCCGAATGGAATACGATTTGATTGTCGACAAAACGGAATTGCGTGTTCGAGATGCGCTTTGGTTGCGTGAGGGTGAAAAGGTTAACAAAAAGCATTCTGTTTTGGTTTTCAATGAGGATTACTATCCATCATCAGATTCCTTGATGGTTCTAGATTATCCTTCTCAATATTATAGGTATTATTTAGAATTTCGTTCAAAAAAAGACGGATTAGAAAATGTTTTGAACTGTTCTAAACCGACTCAATGCTCCTACAACAAATTCGCCAATGGTTATAGGCTTCCTTACTATGATGAATGGTATATTCTTCAGAATGCAGGACAATCAAAAGTTTTTTCTTGGGGGAACGAGTTCGTCGAAGATTCGTTAAAAAAATATGCGGACATTCACTGTGCAGAAAATAAATCAGGACTTTATCCGGTAAGACGCTATGCCCCAAATCAATATGGGTTGTTTGACACTTATGGAAATGCTTATGAAACGTATTTTGCGCTTTATGATGATGGTGGCTATTTGGCGGTGAACCCCTGCAGTATATCAGGTTTCAAGAATCCCGGTAAAGCATGTCGTGAATTACTTAAATACAAGTGTCTTCGTCGCAATACAATTGTAAACAATGCTACCTTTAAAACGCCCGGTTTTCAAGGCTTGCGCATGGTTCGCGTGTTAGAATAA
- a CDS encoding ATP-binding protein, with protein MYICVKSGYEIVFKRKIDKILEDWIGEPHHKPIVVKGIRQCGKTSSVMDFATRHFKHVVYLDFRMHPDYKKFFVPDISVSSIIMRISAAIPTAEIEPHETCFVFDEIQDCPLARSSLKYFFLDGRFEVMCTGSLLGVHGYKTKEQKDEPEASIPVGFEHIVEMYPMDFEEWLWANGIKLMHFDYLNECMQKETPVDPALHDRFRELLHQYVVVGGMPEVVTTFIETGHVGKVLTVQKRIVDEYKADMVKYAAPADKAHIRECFESISAQLAREYKKFSYNIVRKGGRGRDYAGSLQWIEDAGIVRRCYNIEKTELPLDGNKIQSEFKVYMSDIGLLISMLEDGTQSNILSGDLLGYKGAIFENLVADLLGKMGRKLYYYHKDSGVELDFVMRYKGKCTPVECKAQTGNAKSLKTVLKNTEKYHVEQAIKLGEYNIGRNGSVLTLPLYMGFLLTQP; from the coding sequence ATGTATATTTGTGTAAAAAGTGGGTATGAAATCGTGTTTAAAAGAAAAATAGATAAAATTCTGGAAGATTGGATTGGCGAGCCCCATCATAAGCCGATAGTTGTGAAAGGCATCCGTCAGTGTGGCAAGACAAGCAGCGTGATGGATTTCGCCACGCGGCATTTTAAGCATGTTGTATATCTGGATTTTCGCATGCATCCCGATTACAAAAAATTCTTTGTTCCCGACATTTCCGTCTCGTCAATTATCATGCGAATTTCTGCGGCGATTCCCACAGCAGAAATCGAACCTCACGAAACGTGTTTTGTTTTCGATGAAATACAGGACTGTCCCCTAGCCCGTAGTTCTCTCAAATACTTTTTCCTTGATGGACGATTTGAAGTCATGTGTACCGGTTCGCTTCTTGGCGTTCATGGGTACAAGACAAAAGAACAGAAAGATGAACCAGAAGCTTCCATCCCAGTTGGCTTTGAACATATCGTCGAAATGTACCCCATGGATTTTGAGGAGTGGCTCTGGGCAAACGGAATCAAGCTGATGCATTTCGATTATCTAAACGAATGCATGCAAAAAGAGACTCCCGTTGATCCTGCACTGCATGATCGTTTTCGCGAGTTGCTCCACCAGTATGTAGTTGTTGGCGGCATGCCTGAAGTCGTAACAACTTTTATAGAGACGGGGCACGTGGGAAAAGTGCTGACGGTCCAAAAGCGGATTGTAGATGAATATAAAGCCGACATGGTGAAGTATGCTGCGCCTGCTGACAAGGCGCACATCCGCGAATGCTTTGAATCCATCTCGGCACAACTTGCTCGTGAATACAAGAAGTTCTCGTACAATATCGTGCGAAAAGGAGGTCGTGGACGAGATTATGCCGGGAGCCTGCAATGGATTGAGGATGCGGGAATCGTTCGCCGATGCTATAACATCGAGAAAACGGAACTGCCTCTGGATGGCAACAAGATTCAGAGCGAGTTTAAAGTCTATATGTCCGATATCGGGTTGCTCATTTCGATGCTCGAAGACGGGACCCAGTCTAACATCCTAAGTGGGGACCTTCTTGGCTACAAGGGAGCGATTTTCGAGAACCTTGTTGCTGATTTACTCGGTAAAATGGGTCGAAAGCTATACTACTATCACAAGGATAGTGGGGTTGAACTCGATTTTGTCATGCGTTACAAGGGCAAATGTACTCCTGTTGAATGCAAGGCTCAAACCGGTAACGCAAAGTCGCTAAAGACAGTTCTCAAGAATACGGAAAAATATCATGTAGAGCAGGCGATAAAACTTGGCGAATACAATATTGGGCGGAATGGATCTGTGCTGACGCTCCCCCTGTATATGGGATTTTTACTGACGCAACCTTAA
- a CDS encoding phosphoribosylaminoimidazolesuccinocarboxamide synthase, whose amino-acid sequence MSLKFDTPITEVPLFHQGKVRDMYDLGDSFLMVASDRLSAFDVVLPTPIPGKGKILNQLSLFWFKHLGMKNHLITADVNEYPEVLKKHADYLRGRSMIVKKAKRHSVECIVRGYIVGSGWKDYQKTGRICGHVLPSNLQLCQKLETPLYTPSTKPDVGHDENISFEQTFDIVGEKVATELKSMSLDIYTKARDYAASKGIILADTKFEFGEIDGETVLIDEVLTPDSSRYWPADKYQVGKNQESFDKQYVRDWLETLDWGKTYPGPEIPAEVVKNTLAKYEEIFVRLTGKKPEL is encoded by the coding sequence ATGAGTCTTAAATTTGATACCCCCATTACCGAAGTTCCGCTGTTCCACCAGGGTAAAGTACGCGACATGTACGACCTGGGCGACAGCTTCCTGATGGTCGCCAGCGACCGTCTTTCCGCTTTTGACGTGGTGCTCCCCACCCCGATCCCTGGTAAGGGCAAAATCCTCAACCAGCTTTCGCTGTTCTGGTTCAAGCACCTCGGCATGAAGAACCACCTCATCACTGCCGACGTGAACGAATACCCCGAAGTGCTCAAGAAGCACGCCGACTACCTGCGCGGCCGTTCCATGATCGTGAAGAAGGCCAAGCGCCACTCCGTGGAATGCATCGTGCGCGGCTACATCGTGGGTTCCGGCTGGAAGGACTACCAGAAGACGGGCCGCATCTGCGGTCACGTGCTCCCCTCCAACCTGCAGCTCTGCCAGAAACTCGAGACTCCGCTCTACACGCCGAGCACCAAGCCCGACGTTGGCCACGACGAGAACATCAGCTTTGAACAGACCTTCGACATCGTGGGCGAAAAGGTCGCCACCGAACTCAAGAGCATGTCGTTGGACATCTACACGAAGGCCCGCGACTACGCTGCAAGCAAGGGAATCATCCTCGCCGACACCAAGTTCGAATTCGGTGAAATCGACGGCGAAACCGTGCTCATCGACGAAGTGCTCACGCCGGACTCCAGCCGCTACTGGCCGGCCGACAAGTACCAGGTGGGCAAGAACCAGGAAAGCTTCGACAAGCAATACGTCCGCGACTGGCTCGAAACGCTCGACTGGGGCAAGACCTACCCGGGTCCGGAAATCCCGGCCGAAGTCGTGAAGAACACACTCGCGAAGTACGAAGAAATCTTCGTGCGCCTCACCGGCAAGAAGCCGGAACTGTAA
- a CDS encoding GTP-binding protein: MKSVPITLLTGYLGAGKTTLLNFVLNNQQGYHVAVIVNDIGEVNIDQTLIEKGGNITKEDSGKVVPLSNGCICCSLKTDLLEQIAELLEMNKFDYILIEASGICEPVPIAQTICMAGSQLQSRDGRPLACHLDNIVSVVDVARLADEFAGGQKLLSNDLEEEDIANLLIQQIEFCNTIIMNKVDSISKNDLEHVKAVVRALQPEAKMIETNYGKVEMKDILDTKQFDFEKVGNSAAWAKELMKETKPEDDDDDHDEHEHHHHDHDDDDHDEHEHHHHHDHDDDHHDHDDDDHDEHEHHHHHDHDDDHDEHDDHSHCDHEHGVCHCGHHHDKDHPHGDEYGISTFVYERRRPLVRDKFETFLDNYPTSIIRTKGLVWFEDERNNSYLFEQAGKQASAQNFGPWFASESEEEQKRLLRENPDLVKVWDEKYGDRIIRLVFIGQHMDKKKIIAAMDNCLGE; this comes from the coding sequence ATGAAATCTGTACCTATTACGCTGCTCACCGGTTACCTCGGAGCCGGAAAGACGACCCTCCTGAACTTTGTCCTCAACAACCAGCAGGGTTACCACGTCGCCGTCATCGTGAACGACATCGGCGAAGTGAACATCGACCAGACGCTCATCGAGAAGGGCGGGAACATCACGAAGGAAGATTCCGGAAAGGTGGTGCCGCTCAGCAACGGCTGCATCTGCTGCAGCCTCAAGACCGACCTGCTGGAACAGATTGCCGAACTCCTCGAGATGAACAAGTTCGACTACATCCTCATCGAAGCAAGCGGCATCTGCGAGCCCGTGCCTATCGCGCAGACCATCTGCATGGCGGGCAGCCAGCTGCAGAGCCGCGACGGTCGCCCCCTCGCCTGCCACCTCGACAACATCGTGTCCGTGGTAGACGTAGCTCGCCTCGCCGACGAGTTCGCCGGTGGCCAGAAGCTGCTTTCGAACGACCTCGAAGAAGAAGACATCGCGAACCTCCTTATCCAGCAGATTGAGTTCTGCAACACCATCATCATGAACAAGGTCGATTCCATCAGCAAGAACGACCTCGAACACGTGAAGGCAGTTGTCCGCGCGCTCCAGCCCGAAGCCAAGATGATCGAGACGAACTACGGCAAGGTCGAGATGAAGGACATCCTCGATACCAAGCAGTTCGACTTTGAGAAGGTCGGGAATTCCGCCGCCTGGGCCAAGGAACTCATGAAAGAGACGAAGCCCGAAGACGACGATGATGACCACGACGAACACGAGCATCATCACCACGACCATGATGACGATGACCATGACGAGCACGAACATCACCATCATCACGACCATGATGATGACCACCACGACCATGATGACGATGACCATGACGAGCACGAACATCACCATCATCACGACCATGATGATGACCACGACGAGCATGATGACCATAGCCACTGCGACCACGAGCACGGCGTGTGCCATTGCGGCCACCACCACGACAAGGACCATCCGCACGGCGACGAGTACGGCATCAGCACGTTCGTGTACGAACGCCGCCGTCCGCTTGTCCGCGACAAGTTCGAGACGTTCCTCGACAACTACCCCACGAGCATCATCCGCACCAAGGGCCTCGTGTGGTTCGAGGACGAACGCAACAACAGCTACCTGTTCGAACAGGCCGGCAAGCAGGCTTCCGCACAGAATTTCGGTCCCTGGTTCGCCAGCGAGAGCGAAGAAGAGCAGAAGCGCCTGCTGCGCGAGAACCCGGACCTCGTGAAGGTGTGGGACGAAAAGTACGGTGACCGCATCATCCGCCTTGTCTTCATTGGCCAGCACATGGACAAGAAGAAGATTATCGCCGCGATGGACAACTGCCTCGGAGAGTAA
- a CDS encoding amidophosphoribosyltransferase — protein MGGFCGVVSKEDCVSDLFFGTDYHSHLGTHRGGMAVLNGSGKFHRSIHNIQNTPFRSKFEHDLAAFSGKVGIGVISDTDPQPLVMTSKLGTFAIVTVGLLTNIEELKDELFKNNCMQLQYSTTSGMVGPTEVVSALIATRDSIVDGLKYVHEKVKGSCSILLMDSDGRFFASRDRWGRTPIVLGKKEGSMIAVQESCALHNLGYEHVRDIGPGEIVELTPDGDKTLVAPGKKMAICSFLWVYYGYPASSYEGRNVEMTRYRCGSALAKRTPTEADAACGIPDSGTSHALGYAHEAGIKFARPFVKYTPTWARSFMPQDQKQRERVASMKLIPIPGLIKDRRLVFCDDSIVRGTQLGKQALKLYSLGCKETHMRIACPPLVYPCKFINFSRSKNEYDLITRRYIRDQEGENAEIEKYTDPDGQPYKDMVEYIRKKLNLTTLAFQRIDDVIHAIGLPEDQLCTYCWSGKDYEETGDCYHCPCEECASKREKKD, from the coding sequence ATGGGCGGCTTTTGTGGTGTTGTTTCTAAGGAAGATTGCGTAAGCGACCTCTTTTTCGGGACAGACTACCATTCACATCTAGGTACACACCGCGGCGGCATGGCTGTCTTGAACGGCAGTGGCAAGTTCCACCGTTCCATCCACAACATCCAGAACACGCCGTTCCGTAGCAAGTTCGAGCACGACCTCGCTGCGTTCTCCGGCAAGGTGGGCATCGGCGTCATTTCTGACACCGACCCGCAGCCGCTCGTCATGACCTCCAAGCTCGGGACATTCGCGATTGTCACCGTGGGCCTCCTCACCAACATCGAGGAACTGAAGGACGAACTCTTCAAGAACAACTGCATGCAGCTCCAGTACTCCACGACGAGCGGCATGGTTGGCCCGACCGAAGTCGTATCCGCGCTCATCGCGACCCGCGACTCGATTGTCGACGGCCTCAAGTACGTCCACGAGAAGGTGAAGGGCAGCTGCTCTATCTTGCTCATGGACAGCGACGGCAGGTTCTTCGCGAGCCGCGACCGCTGGGGACGCACGCCCATCGTTCTCGGTAAAAAAGAAGGCTCGATGATTGCCGTGCAAGAAAGCTGCGCGCTCCACAACCTCGGGTACGAACATGTTCGCGACATCGGCCCGGGAGAAATCGTGGAGCTCACGCCCGATGGCGACAAGACGCTCGTCGCCCCCGGGAAGAAGATGGCAATCTGCTCGTTCCTCTGGGTCTACTACGGCTACCCCGCATCCAGTTACGAAGGCCGCAATGTGGAAATGACACGCTACCGCTGTGGTTCCGCGCTCGCAAAGCGCACGCCCACCGAAGCCGATGCCGCCTGCGGTATTCCGGATTCCGGCACGTCGCACGCCCTCGGTTACGCGCACGAGGCCGGCATCAAGTTCGCGCGCCCCTTCGTGAAGTACACGCCCACCTGGGCCCGCTCCTTCATGCCGCAAGACCAGAAGCAGCGCGAACGCGTCGCCTCCATGAAGCTCATTCCCATCCCGGGCCTCATCAAGGACCGCCGTCTCGTATTCTGCGACGACTCCATCGTGCGCGGCACGCAGCTCGGCAAGCAGGCCTTGAAGCTTTATTCACTTGGTTGTAAAGAGACGCACATGCGTATCGCGTGCCCGCCGCTCGTTTACCCCTGCAAGTTCATCAACTTCTCGCGCTCCAAGAACGAGTACGACCTGATTACGCGCCGCTACATCCGTGACCAGGAAGGCGAAAATGCAGAAATCGAGAAGTACACCGATCCGGATGGCCAGCCCTACAAGGACATGGTCGAATACATCCGCAAGAAGCTGAACCTCACGACGCTTGCCTTCCAGCGCATCGACGACGTGATTCACGCCATCGGGCTCCCCGAAGACCAGCTCTGCACCTACTGCTGGAGCGGCAAGGACTACGAAGAAACTGGCGACTGCTATCACTGCCCCTGCGAGGAATGCGCCAGCAAGCGCGAAAAGAAAGACTAG
- a CDS encoding V-type ATP synthase subunit K (produces ATP from ADP in the presence of a proton gradient across the membrane; the K subunit is a nonenzymatic component which binds the dimeric form by interacting with the G and E subunits) gives MDQAQLLTLAKLGAVAALGLAAVGSALGCGTAGMAAIGAWKKAYLKGKNALFTLLIFVGAPIAQTIYGMLLMMYILNKSQAAPANWAAYLGVGIFGGIGMMASAWYVGKSAADACNALGETGKGLVNYLMVLGVGETVALFVMVFSMMLVS, from the coding sequence ATGGATCAAGCTCAACTTTTAACGCTCGCGAAACTCGGCGCGGTGGCGGCCCTGGGCCTTGCCGCGGTGGGTTCTGCGCTGGGCTGCGGGACTGCCGGCATGGCGGCCATCGGGGCCTGGAAGAAGGCGTATCTCAAGGGTAAGAACGCGCTGTTTACGCTGCTCATCTTCGTGGGTGCGCCGATTGCGCAGACAATCTACGGCATGTTGCTGATGATGTACATCCTGAACAAGTCCCAGGCGGCTCCGGCCAACTGGGCGGCGTATCTCGGTGTGGGCATCTTCGGTGGCATCGGCATGATGGCCTCTGCCTGGTACGTGGGCAAGTCCGCTGCGGACGCCTGCAACGCCCTCGGCGAAACCGGCAAGGGCCTGGTGAACTACCTGATGGTCTTGGGCGTCGGTGAAACCGTCGCGCTGTTCGTCATGGTGTTCTCCATGATGCTCGTGTCGTAG
- a CDS encoding V-type ATP synthase subunit K (produces ATP from ADP in the presence of a proton gradient across the membrane; the K subunit is a nonenzymatic component which binds the dimeric form by interacting with the G and E subunits) produces MEPNTMVTLAKMGAAAALGIAAMGSALGCGTAGMSAITMWKKAYAQGKSALFTLLVFVGAPISQTIYGMLLMNFILSKAAESGFTNWGGCLGAGIFGGLGMMASAWYQGKSAAVACDALGETGKGMVNYLMVLGIVETVALFVLVFSMMVL; encoded by the coding sequence ATGGAACCGAATACAATGGTTACTCTCGCTAAAATGGGTGCTGCAGCCGCTCTCGGCATTGCGGCAATGGGCTCCGCCCTTGGTTGCGGAACGGCTGGTATGTCCGCCATCACCATGTGGAAGAAGGCTTATGCCCAGGGCAAGTCGGCACTCTTCACCTTGCTGGTGTTCGTGGGTGCCCCGATTTCCCAGACGATTTACGGCATGTTGCTCATGAACTTCATCCTGAGCAAGGCTGCCGAATCCGGCTTTACCAACTGGGGCGGCTGCCTCGGTGCCGGTATCTTCGGTGGTCTCGGCATGATGGCTTCTGCCTGGTACCAGGGCAAGTCCGCGGCCGTGGCCTGTGACGCCCTCGGTGAAACCGGCAAGGGCATGGTGAACTACCTGATGGTCTTGGGTATCGTGGAAACCGTGGCCCTGTTCGTTCTCGTGTTCTCCATGATGGTGCTTTAA